In one Modestobacter sp. L9-4 genomic region, the following are encoded:
- the dapB gene encoding 4-hydroxy-tetrahydrodipicolinate reductase, whose product MTTSSTAAVPAPSPTTNGDSPLISVGVLGARGRMGAEVVRAVDAAEDLELVAMVDERDWLFNVADAGAQVVVDFTRPDSVMENIRFCIDQNIHCVVGTTGFDEERLATIAGWLEPKPEVGVLIAPNFGIGAVLLMRFAQEAARFFPSVEVIELHHPNKVDAPSGTATRTAQLVAEARRTAGVPAAPDATREEDSLPGARGAAVDGIPVHAVRLSGLVAHQEVLMGAAGETLTLRHDSYDRASFMPGVLLAVREIGRRPGLTVGIEGLLGL is encoded by the coding sequence ATGACCACCAGTTCGACGGCCGCCGTCCCCGCCCCCTCGCCCACGACGAACGGCGACTCCCCGCTGATCTCGGTCGGTGTGCTGGGAGCCCGTGGCCGGATGGGCGCCGAGGTCGTCCGCGCCGTCGACGCTGCCGAGGACCTCGAGCTCGTCGCGATGGTCGACGAACGGGACTGGCTGTTCAACGTCGCGGACGCCGGCGCTCAGGTGGTCGTGGACTTCACCCGGCCCGACTCGGTGATGGAGAACATCCGCTTCTGCATCGACCAGAACATCCACTGCGTCGTCGGGACGACCGGCTTCGACGAGGAGCGGCTGGCCACGATCGCCGGGTGGCTGGAGCCCAAGCCCGAGGTGGGCGTGCTCATCGCACCGAACTTCGGCATTGGCGCCGTGCTGCTCATGCGGTTCGCCCAGGAGGCCGCACGCTTCTTCCCGTCCGTGGAGGTCATCGAGCTGCACCACCCCAACAAGGTCGACGCCCCGTCGGGGACGGCGACCCGGACGGCCCAGCTGGTGGCCGAGGCCCGGCGTACGGCCGGGGTCCCCGCCGCACCGGACGCCACCCGTGAGGAGGACTCGCTCCCGGGTGCCCGCGGTGCTGCCGTCGACGGCATCCCCGTGCACGCCGTCCGGCTCAGCGGACTGGTCGCCCATCAGGAGGTCCTGATGGGAGCAGCGGGGGAGACCCTCACGCTGCGGCACGACTCCTACGACCGGGCGTCCTTCATGCCCGGCGTCCTCCTCGCCGTCCGGGAGATCGGCCGGCGCCCCGGGCTCACCGTCGGCATCGAGGGCCTCCTGGGTCTCTGA
- a CDS encoding VanZ family protein, protein MTSQVHQHGAVARGAFAVAVLVSLAVLFAPPSDVPSAPPGVDKVVHLSLFLVLAVTARWAGVRWQVALLSLLAYAAVSEVLQGTALVDRDAEFLDWVADATGVVIGVGLWALFGRSRGATSR, encoded by the coding sequence GTGACGTCCCAGGTGCACCAGCACGGCGCCGTGGCCCGTGGGGCCTTCGCGGTCGCCGTGCTGGTCTCCCTCGCGGTGCTCTTCGCCCCGCCCTCGGACGTGCCGTCGGCACCCCCGGGCGTGGACAAGGTGGTCCACCTGTCGCTCTTCCTCGTACTCGCGGTGACCGCACGGTGGGCCGGGGTCCGGTGGCAGGTGGCCCTCCTCTCCCTGCTGGCGTATGCCGCGGTGAGCGAGGTGCTCCAGGGCACGGCGCTCGTCGACCGGGACGCCGAGTTCCTCGACTGGGTCGCCGACGCCACGGGTGTGGTCATCGGGGTCGGCCTGTGGGCACTGTTCGGCCGGTCGCGGGGCGCGACCTCCCGCTGA
- a CDS encoding pitrilysin family protein codes for MTTSHGLTGAGVGAAASAPAPVGVTEVLDVDEFGGRVERTELPGGLRVITETMPGVLSATLGIWVGVGSRDESPAVGGSSHFLEHLLFKGTRSRTALEIATAMDAVGGEMNAFTAKEHTCYYANVLASDLPLAVTLLGDLVTEALNTAPDLESERTVVLEEIAMRDDEPADAVHDLFAETLFGDTPLGRSVLGTVESIEALTRDDVDGWYRERYAVPSIVVSAAGRIDHAQVLGLVTAAFGDRLSGDSRPDPLRSGDDVDLSAPARPGGLIRRTTEQTHLLLGGLGMGRLDDRRYAAAVLDAAVGGGMSSRLFQEIREKRGLVYSVGSSLTHYAGAGSFSVYAGCSPKRVPEVLGLVRACLAEAAATGLTAEEVARARGQLKGGLVLGLEDTGSRMSRLGKSELSFGEYLPVRSVLDLLDGVDEEQVAAVAADLFTRPTCLAVVGPYRERDLDRLLAA; via the coding sequence ATGACCACGTCGCACGGTCTGACCGGGGCCGGGGTGGGCGCTGCGGCGTCCGCCCCGGCCCCGGTCGGCGTGACCGAGGTGCTGGACGTCGACGAGTTCGGCGGCCGGGTGGAGCGCACCGAGCTGCCCGGTGGGCTGCGCGTGATCACCGAGACGATGCCCGGGGTGCTGTCGGCGACGCTGGGCATCTGGGTGGGCGTGGGCTCGCGGGACGAGAGCCCCGCGGTCGGCGGGTCGTCGCACTTCCTGGAGCACCTGCTGTTCAAGGGGACGCGCAGCCGCACGGCACTGGAGATCGCCACCGCGATGGACGCCGTGGGCGGTGAGATGAACGCCTTCACCGCCAAGGAGCACACCTGCTACTACGCCAACGTGCTCGCCAGCGACCTGCCGCTGGCGGTGACGTTGCTGGGTGACCTGGTCACCGAGGCGCTCAACACGGCACCGGACCTGGAGTCCGAGCGCACGGTGGTGCTCGAGGAGATCGCCATGCGCGACGACGAGCCCGCCGACGCCGTGCACGACCTCTTCGCCGAGACGCTCTTCGGGGACACCCCGCTGGGCCGGTCGGTGCTCGGCACCGTGGAGTCGATCGAGGCGCTCACCCGCGACGACGTCGACGGCTGGTACCGCGAGCGGTACGCGGTGCCCTCGATCGTCGTCTCGGCCGCCGGGCGGATCGACCACGCCCAGGTGCTGGGGCTGGTCACCGCCGCCTTCGGCGACCGGCTGTCGGGGGACTCGCGGCCGGACCCGCTCCGGTCGGGGGACGACGTCGACCTCAGCGCACCGGCCCGCCCGGGCGGGCTCATCCGCCGGACGACCGAGCAGACGCACCTGCTGCTGGGTGGTCTGGGCATGGGCCGGCTGGACGACCGGCGGTACGCGGCCGCCGTGCTGGACGCCGCGGTCGGTGGTGGCATGAGCTCCCGGTTGTTCCAGGAGATCCGGGAGAAGCGGGGGCTCGTCTACAGCGTGGGCTCCTCGTTGACCCACTACGCCGGTGCGGGCAGCTTCTCCGTCTACGCCGGGTGCTCGCCCAAGCGCGTGCCGGAGGTGCTCGGGCTGGTCCGTGCCTGTCTGGCCGAGGCAGCAGCGACGGGGCTGACGGCCGAGGAGGTCGCGCGGGCGCGCGGTCAGCTCAAGGGCGGTCTTGTCCTGGGGCTGGAGGACACCGGGTCACGGATGAGCCGGCTGGGCAAGAGCGAGCTGTCCTTCGGGGAGTACCTGCCCGTGCGGTCGGTGCTCGACCTGCTCGACGGCGTGGACGAGGAGCAGGTGGCCGCTGTCGCTGCCGACCTGTTCACCCGTCCGACCTGCCTGGCGGTCGTGGGTCCCTACCGGGAGCGCGACCTCGACCGGCTGCTCGCCGCCTGA
- a CDS encoding polyribonucleotide nucleotidyltransferase, whose protein sequence is MSSPSTDTTDFDAEDGVFTATAVIDNGALGTRTVTFETGRLAKQAAGSVVATMGDTTLLSATTAGRQPKDQFDFFPLTVDVEERMYAIGKIPGSFFRREGRPSEDAILTCRLIDRPLRPTFAKGLRNEVQVVITVLSLDPDHVYDVLAINAASASTQLSGLPFSGPVGGTRVALINNQWVGFPTHAELEDAVFDMVVAGRVLPDGDVAIMMVEAEATEKTIELIAGGATAPTEEVVSAGLEAAKPFIKALCQAQAELAANAAKPEAHFPRFLDYQDDVYAAVEAHATEKLTVAQAIAGKQDREEATDAVKDEVKAALAGQFEGREKEISGAFRAVTKKVVRQRILRDKVRIDGRGLTDIRPLSAEVEVLPRVHGSALFERGETQIMGVTTLNMLRMEQQLDTLNPVTRKRYMHNYNFPPYSTGETGRVGSPKRREIGHGALAERALLPVLPDREEFPYAIRQVSEALGSNGSTSMGSVCASTLSLLNAGVPLKAPVAGIAMGLVSDEVDGRTQYVALTDILGAEDAFGDMDFKVAGTKDFVTALQLDTKLDGIPSDVLAGALTQARAARLHILDVMLEAIDGPDEMSPFAPRVTTVRIPVDKIGAVIGPKGQMINAIQDETGADITIEDDGTIYVGASDGPSAQAAVDRINAIANPTLPKVGERFLGTVVKTTAFGAFVSLLPGRDGLVHISKLGNGKRIAKVEDVANVGDKLQVEITDIDARGKISLVPVVEGEAAAAGDSAPADDTAPAEA, encoded by the coding sequence ATGTCTTCACCCAGCACCGACACCACCGACTTCGACGCCGAGGACGGCGTCTTCACCGCCACCGCGGTGATCGACAACGGGGCCCTCGGGACCCGCACCGTCACCTTCGAGACCGGCCGCCTCGCCAAGCAGGCCGCCGGTTCCGTCGTCGCCACCATGGGCGACACCACGCTGCTGTCGGCCACCACGGCCGGCCGTCAGCCCAAGGACCAGTTCGACTTCTTCCCGCTGACGGTGGACGTCGAGGAGCGGATGTACGCGATCGGGAAGATCCCCGGTTCGTTCTTCCGCCGCGAGGGCCGCCCCTCCGAGGACGCCATCCTCACCTGCCGCCTGATCGACCGCCCGCTGCGCCCGACCTTCGCCAAGGGCCTGCGCAACGAGGTCCAGGTCGTCATCACCGTCCTGTCGCTGGACCCCGACCACGTCTACGACGTGCTCGCGATCAACGCCGCGTCGGCCTCCACCCAGCTGTCGGGCCTGCCGTTCTCTGGCCCGGTCGGTGGCACCCGCGTGGCCCTGATCAACAACCAGTGGGTCGGCTTCCCCACCCACGCCGAGCTCGAGGACGCCGTCTTCGACATGGTCGTGGCCGGCCGCGTCCTGCCCGACGGTGACGTCGCGATCATGATGGTCGAGGCCGAGGCTACCGAGAAGACGATCGAGCTCATCGCCGGCGGCGCCACCGCGCCGACCGAGGAGGTCGTCTCCGCCGGTCTCGAGGCCGCGAAGCCGTTCATCAAGGCGCTGTGTCAGGCGCAGGCCGAGCTGGCCGCCAACGCCGCCAAGCCCGAGGCGCACTTCCCCCGCTTCCTCGACTACCAGGACGACGTCTACGCCGCCGTCGAGGCGCACGCGACCGAGAAGCTGACCGTGGCCCAGGCCATCGCCGGCAAGCAGGACCGCGAGGAGGCCACCGACGCCGTCAAGGACGAGGTCAAGGCCGCTCTCGCCGGCCAGTTCGAGGGTCGCGAGAAGGAGATCTCCGGGGCCTTCCGCGCGGTCACCAAGAAGGTCGTGCGCCAGCGCATCCTGCGCGACAAGGTCCGCATCGACGGCCGTGGCCTGACCGACATCCGGCCGCTGTCGGCCGAGGTCGAGGTCCTGCCCCGGGTGCACGGCTCGGCGCTGTTCGAGCGCGGCGAGACCCAGATCATGGGTGTCACCACGCTGAACATGCTCCGCATGGAGCAGCAGCTGGACACGCTGAACCCGGTCACCCGCAAGCGCTACATGCACAACTACAACTTCCCGCCGTACTCCACCGGTGAGACCGGCCGCGTGGGCTCGCCCAAGCGCCGCGAGATCGGCCACGGCGCGCTCGCCGAGCGGGCGCTGCTGCCGGTGCTGCCGGACCGCGAGGAGTTCCCCTACGCGATCCGCCAGGTGTCGGAGGCCCTCGGTTCCAACGGCTCCACCTCGATGGGCTCGGTCTGCGCCTCGACGCTGTCGCTGCTCAACGCCGGTGTGCCGCTGAAGGCGCCGGTCGCCGGCATCGCCATGGGCCTGGTCTCCGACGAGGTCGACGGCAGGACGCAGTACGTCGCGCTGACCGACATCCTGGGTGCCGAGGACGCGTTCGGTGACATGGACTTCAAGGTCGCCGGCACCAAGGACTTCGTGACGGCCCTCCAGCTGGACACCAAGCTCGACGGCATCCCCTCCGACGTCCTCGCCGGTGCGCTGACCCAGGCCCGCGCGGCCCGGCTGCACATCCTCGACGTCATGCTCGAGGCGATCGACGGCCCCGACGAGATGAGCCCGTTCGCCCCCCGGGTGACCACGGTGCGCATCCCGGTCGACAAGATCGGCGCGGTCATCGGGCCGAAGGGCCAGATGATCAACGCGATCCAGGACGAGACCGGCGCCGACATCACCATCGAGGACGACGGCACGATCTACGTCGGCGCCTCCGACGGCCCCTCGGCCCAGGCGGCCGTGGACCGGATCAACGCCATCGCCAACCCGACGCTGCCCAAGGTCGGCGAGCGGTTCCTCGGCACCGTGGTGAAGACGACGGCCTTCGGCGCCTTCGTCTCGCTGCTGCCGGGCCGTGACGGTCTGGTGCACATCAGCAAGCTGGGCAACGGCAAGCGGATCGCCAAGGTCGAGGACGTCGCGAACGTCGGCGACAAGCTGCAGGTCGAGATCACCGACATCGACGCCCGCGGCAAGATCAGCCTGGTGCCCGTCGTCGAGGGCGAGGCCGCCGCTGCCGGCGACTCCGCCCCGGCCGACGACACCGCTCCCGCGGAGGCATGA
- the rpsO gene encoding 30S ribosomal protein S15, translated as MALESATKKQIMTEYATVEGDTGSPEVQVAMLTRRISDLTEHLKMHKHDHHSRRGLLLLVGRRRRLLNYLAKTDINRYRSLIERLGLRR; from the coding sequence ATGGCGCTCGAGAGCGCGACGAAGAAGCAGATCATGACCGAGTACGCGACGGTCGAGGGCGACACCGGTTCCCCCGAGGTGCAGGTCGCGATGCTGACCCGACGGATCAGTGACCTGACCGAGCACCTCAAGATGCACAAGCACGACCACCACAGCCGGCGGGGCCTGCTCCTGCTGGTGGGTCGTCGTCGCCGCCTGCTGAACTACCTGGCCAAGACCGACATCAACCGGTACCGCTCGCTCATCGAGCGGCTCGGCCTGCGCCGCTAG
- a CDS encoding bifunctional riboflavin kinase/FAD synthetase, which yields MLRWRGLDATPGDLGRAVVTIGMYDGVHRGHQHLIGAAVARARAMRRPALLLTFDPHPAEVVRPGSHPAILTAADRKAELVAALGVDAMCVLPFTSAFSRLTPGEFTHTVLVEHLHAAQVVVGRNFTYGHRAEGDVETLTAEGRRFGFGVEGVDLTSVGQAPDPAGDGEVTISSTYIRACVAAGDMASAALALGRPHRVDGIVVRGDRRGRELGYPTANVESPRYTAVPADGVYAGHLVLRDHHGVTRSRHPAAISVGSNPTFSGARRTVEAFLLDFEGDLYGEHVGVEFVERLRPMTAFAGIPELLVAMADDVSRTRVLLGL from the coding sequence GTGCTGCGCTGGCGCGGGTTGGACGCCACCCCGGGTGACCTGGGCCGGGCTGTCGTCACCATCGGCATGTACGACGGGGTCCACCGCGGCCACCAGCACCTCATCGGGGCCGCGGTGGCCCGGGCCCGGGCGATGCGTCGTCCGGCCCTGCTGCTCACCTTCGACCCGCACCCGGCCGAGGTGGTGCGCCCGGGCTCGCACCCGGCGATCCTCACCGCCGCCGACCGCAAGGCCGAGCTGGTCGCCGCGCTCGGCGTCGACGCGATGTGCGTGCTGCCCTTCACCTCGGCCTTCAGCCGGCTGACCCCGGGGGAGTTCACCCACACCGTCCTGGTCGAGCACCTGCACGCCGCCCAGGTCGTCGTGGGACGCAACTTCACCTACGGGCACCGCGCCGAGGGCGACGTGGAGACCCTGACCGCCGAGGGCCGCCGGTTCGGCTTCGGCGTCGAGGGCGTCGACCTGACCAGCGTCGGTCAGGCCCCCGACCCCGCAGGCGACGGCGAGGTCACCATCTCCTCCACCTACATCCGCGCCTGCGTGGCCGCCGGCGACATGGCCTCGGCGGCGCTGGCCCTGGGCCGCCCCCATCGGGTCGACGGCATCGTGGTGCGCGGCGACCGGCGGGGGCGCGAGCTCGGCTACCCCACGGCCAACGTCGAGAGCCCGCGGTACACCGCGGTGCCCGCCGACGGCGTGTACGCGGGCCACCTGGTGCTGCGCGACCACCACGGCGTCACCCGCAGCCGGCACCCGGCGGCGATCTCGGTGGGCAGCAACCCCACCTTCTCCGGCGCGCGCCGCACCGTCGAGGCGTTCCTGCTCGACTTCGAGGGCGACCTGTACGGCGAGCACGTCGGGGTGGAGTTCGTCGAGCGGCTCCGGCCGATGACCGCCTTCGCCGGCATCCCGGAGCTGCTGGTCGCGATGGCCGACGACGTCAGCCGCACCCGGGTCCTGCTCGGGCTCTGA
- a CDS encoding branched-chain amino acid aminotransferase, translated as MTDTLNDSRTSSRTFVEGVPLVVEDVPRRSATERAEQLGDPGFGRYFTDSMFIARYRAGEGWVDARLTRYAPLQMDPSAAALHYAQSIFEGLKAYAQPDGSVATFRPEANAARFARGARRLAMPPVPEEAFLTAVDALVDADRDWVPTGADQTLYIRPYQLAVEPFLGVRPAHEYLFVVIASPAGAYFPRGVHPVSVYLSEDYIRAAPGGTGDVKCAGNYAASLLAQEQAIAAGCDQVVWLDAVEKKYVEEMGGMNLFFVLGSGEDAELVTPELTGTLLPGITRDSLITVARELGHRVTERKFSVEEWRAGVADGTVTETFACGTAAVITPVGAVKAGTGDFVVGDGDPGPLTMQLRAHLLDVQHGRVADPHGWLHRVVPAV; from the coding sequence ATGACCGACACGCTCAACGACAGCCGCACCTCTTCCCGGACGTTCGTCGAGGGCGTGCCGCTGGTCGTGGAGGACGTGCCGCGCCGCTCCGCCACCGAGCGTGCCGAGCAGCTGGGCGACCCCGGCTTCGGCCGGTACTTCACCGACTCGATGTTCATCGCCCGCTACCGCGCCGGTGAGGGCTGGGTCGACGCCCGGCTCACCCGCTACGCGCCGCTGCAGATGGACCCGAGCGCTGCCGCGCTGCACTACGCGCAGTCGATCTTCGAGGGTCTCAAGGCCTACGCCCAGCCCGACGGCAGCGTGGCCACCTTCCGCCCCGAGGCCAACGCCGCCCGCTTCGCCCGTGGCGCCCGCCGGCTGGCCATGCCGCCGGTGCCGGAGGAGGCTTTCCTCACCGCCGTCGACGCCCTGGTCGACGCCGACCGCGACTGGGTGCCCACCGGTGCGGACCAGACGCTCTACATCCGGCCCTACCAGCTGGCCGTCGAGCCGTTCCTCGGTGTGCGGCCCGCGCACGAGTACCTCTTCGTCGTCATCGCCAGCCCCGCCGGCGCCTACTTCCCGCGCGGCGTCCACCCGGTGTCGGTCTACCTCTCCGAGGACTACATCCGGGCCGCTCCCGGGGGCACCGGCGACGTCAAGTGCGCCGGCAACTACGCCGCCAGCCTGCTGGCCCAGGAGCAGGCGATCGCCGCCGGCTGCGACCAGGTGGTCTGGCTCGACGCGGTGGAGAAGAAGTACGTCGAGGAGATGGGCGGGATGAACCTGTTCTTCGTCCTCGGCTCCGGGGAGGACGCCGAGCTGGTCACCCCCGAGCTCACCGGCACCCTGCTGCCCGGCATCACCCGCGACTCGCTGATCACCGTCGCCCGCGAGCTGGGGCACCGGGTCACCGAGCGGAAGTTCAGCGTCGAGGAGTGGCGGGCCGGCGTCGCCGACGGCACGGTCACCGAGACCTTCGCCTGCGGCACCGCCGCCGTCATCACCCCGGTCGGCGCGGTGAAGGCCGGCACCGGTGACTTCGTCGTCGGCGACGGGGATCCCGGGCCGCTGACCATGCAGCTGCGGGCGCACCTGCTCGACGTCCAGCACGGGCGGGTCGCCGACCCGCACGGCTGGCTGCACCGCGTCGTCCCGGCCGTCTGA
- a CDS encoding antibiotic biosynthesis monooxygenase encodes MSVVKINSVTVPEDKRERFEERFRGRAGAVETTPGFEWFELLRPAEGTDRYLVYTRWESQEAYDAWQSGQDFDRAHDGGGDTLAPAAERSQNHLESYEVVQSSGPHGEKS; translated from the coding sequence ATGAGCGTCGTGAAGATCAACTCAGTGACCGTGCCGGAGGACAAGCGCGAGCGGTTCGAGGAGCGGTTCCGGGGCCGCGCCGGTGCCGTGGAGACCACCCCGGGCTTCGAGTGGTTCGAGCTGCTCCGCCCGGCCGAGGGCACCGACCGCTACCTCGTCTACACCCGCTGGGAGAGCCAGGAGGCCTACGACGCCTGGCAGAGCGGCCAGGACTTCGACCGGGCCCACGACGGTGGCGGCGACACCCTGGCGCCGGCGGCCGAGCGCTCGCAGAACCACCTGGAGAGCTACGAGGTCGTGCAGTCCTCCGGCCCGCACGGCGAGAAGAGCTGA
- the truB gene encoding tRNA pseudouridine(55) synthase TruB, whose amino-acid sequence MSPKKPDADVPPSLLLVDKPAGMTSHDVVAIARRVMSVRKVGHAGTLDPMATGLLVLGVGAATRLLGHLSGSDKTYEATVRLGQRTVTDDREGEVLATTSAAGLTEDAVRTALAAQVGPLQQVPSSVSAVKVDGKRSYDRVRAGEEFELAARSVTVHSLDVHRITRPTPDLVDVDVTVSCSTGTYIRAIARDAGTALGVGGHLTALRRTSSGPFDTTQARPVEDAAGALAGPGEGPGVVALADAARAVFPARELTGPEAVALGFGQRVPATGAPGLHAAVGPDGRLVALVEDAGPQAKVVVGFPAGEDTAVSPAPRLGTEAP is encoded by the coding sequence GTGAGCCCGAAGAAGCCCGACGCCGACGTCCCGCCGTCCCTGCTGCTGGTCGACAAGCCCGCCGGCATGACCTCCCACGACGTCGTCGCGATCGCGCGGCGGGTGATGAGCGTTCGCAAGGTCGGCCACGCCGGCACCCTCGACCCGATGGCCACGGGCCTGCTGGTGCTCGGCGTCGGCGCCGCCACCCGGCTGCTCGGGCACCTGTCGGGCTCGGACAAGACCTACGAGGCGACCGTCCGGCTGGGGCAGCGCACCGTCACCGACGACCGGGAGGGCGAGGTCCTCGCCACCACGTCGGCGGCCGGGCTGACCGAGGACGCCGTCCGGACGGCGCTGGCCGCGCAGGTCGGCCCGCTGCAGCAGGTGCCCTCGTCGGTGAGCGCGGTGAAGGTCGACGGGAAGCGCTCCTACGACCGCGTGCGGGCCGGGGAGGAGTTCGAGCTGGCCGCCCGGTCGGTCACCGTGCACTCCCTCGACGTGCACCGCATCACCCGGCCGACGCCCGACCTGGTCGACGTCGACGTCACCGTCTCCTGCAGCACCGGCACCTACATCCGGGCCATCGCCCGGGACGCCGGGACGGCGCTGGGCGTGGGCGGGCACCTCACCGCACTGCGCCGCACCTCCTCCGGCCCGTTCGACACCACGCAGGCCCGCCCGGTCGAGGACGCCGCCGGTGCGCTGGCGGGCCCGGGGGAGGGCCCCGGGGTGGTCGCGCTGGCCGACGCGGCGCGGGCGGTCTTCCCGGCCCGCGAGCTGACCGGGCCCGAGGCGGTCGCCCTGGGGTTCGGTCAGCGGGTGCCGGCCACCGGCGCCCCGGGGCTGCACGCAGCGGTGGGCCCCGACGGCCGGCTGGTGGCCCTCGTCGAGGACGCCGGTCCGCAGGCCAAGGTCGTCGTGGGCTTCCCGGCCGGGGAGGACACCGCTGTGTCACCGGCGCCGCGGCTGGGCACGGAGGCCCCATGA
- a CDS encoding MATE family efflux transporter → MSRSIPALAAPALVVLAAEPLYLLVDTAVVGNLGTTALGGLAVGGGLLAYVAALLNFLAYGTTARAARRTGAGDRPGAVAEGVQATWLAVGMGVVLAVVFQLLAGPLTRLMTGGAGPVAEAAEQWLRVASPGLPLLLVALAGNGWLRGVQELRRPMVFVLAGSLVSLVLCPLLVHTAGLGLVGSAVANLAGQTVSAALFARTLARELAGSRVSWRPRLPALRAQLVLGRDLLLRAAVLQLAFAAAAAVVARSGTAQLGAHQVALQLWLFLALVLDAYAIAAQTLVGTALGAGRPDDARHTAARVVRWGLGTGVLVAVALLALRPVLPGVFTDDPAVLAQAGVVWWFLALMQPLAGVVFALDGVLMGAGDVAYLRTVTLGAALLGFVPLSLLSGWLDWGLPGVWTGLTLFIVLRLVAVGQRVRGSAWLGETVTR, encoded by the coding sequence CTGAGCCGGTCGATCCCCGCGCTGGCCGCACCGGCGCTCGTCGTCCTCGCGGCCGAGCCGCTGTACCTGCTGGTGGACACCGCGGTCGTCGGCAACCTGGGCACCACCGCGCTGGGCGGGCTCGCCGTCGGTGGGGGACTGCTGGCCTACGTCGCCGCCCTGCTGAACTTCCTCGCCTACGGCACCACGGCCCGGGCCGCCCGTCGCACCGGGGCCGGTGACCGGCCCGGGGCGGTGGCGGAGGGCGTGCAGGCGACGTGGCTGGCCGTAGGTATGGGCGTGGTCCTCGCCGTGGTCTTCCAGCTCCTGGCCGGCCCGCTGACCCGGTTGATGACCGGCGGCGCGGGTCCGGTCGCCGAGGCGGCGGAGCAGTGGCTGCGGGTGGCCAGCCCCGGGCTGCCGTTGTTGCTGGTGGCCCTGGCGGGCAACGGCTGGCTCCGCGGCGTGCAGGAGCTGCGCCGGCCGATGGTGTTCGTGCTCGCCGGCAGCCTGGTCAGCCTGGTGCTGTGCCCGCTGCTGGTGCACACCGCGGGCCTCGGGCTGGTCGGCTCGGCGGTCGCCAACCTGGCCGGGCAGACGGTCTCGGCGGCGCTGTTCGCCCGCACGCTGGCCCGCGAGCTGGCCGGCTCGCGGGTCTCCTGGCGACCCCGGCTGCCGGCGCTGCGCGCCCAGCTCGTGCTCGGCCGGGACCTGCTCCTGCGGGCCGCCGTGCTCCAGCTGGCCTTCGCCGCCGCCGCCGCGGTGGTCGCCCGCTCCGGCACCGCCCAGCTGGGCGCGCACCAGGTGGCGCTGCAGCTGTGGCTGTTCCTGGCCCTGGTGCTCGACGCCTACGCGATCGCCGCCCAGACGCTGGTCGGCACCGCGCTCGGCGCCGGGCGCCCGGACGACGCCCGGCACACCGCCGCCCGGGTGGTGCGCTGGGGCCTGGGCACCGGCGTGCTGGTCGCCGTCGCGCTGCTCGCCCTGCGGCCGGTGCTGCCCGGGGTGTTCACCGACGACCCGGCCGTGCTGGCCCAGGCCGGCGTCGTCTGGTGGTTCCTGGCGCTGATGCAGCCGCTGGCCGGGGTGGTGTTCGCCCTGGACGGCGTGCTGATGGGCGCCGGGGACGTCGCCTACCTGCGCACGGTGACCCTCGGTGCGGCGCTGCTGGGCTTCGTGCCGCTGTCGCTGCTGTCGGGCTGGCTGGACTGGGGCCTCCCGGGGGTGTGGACCGGGCTGACGCTGTTCATCGTCCTGCGCCTGGTCGCGGTCGGGCAGCGGGTGCGGGGGAGTGCGTGGCTGGGTGAGACGGTGACCCGGTGA